Genomic window (Marmota flaviventris isolate mMarFla1 chromosome X, mMarFla1.hap1, whole genome shotgun sequence):
GCTGGGATTGTTTGCCAGTGTGTATGTCACACTGATATTAACATTACCTTTTGTATCCAGAAAATCTACTGCAGTATTTATTAGTAACATAGCTCAGGCAGACATCTTAGTGGGTTGTAGCATCTTTTCTGCCATGATTCAAGATGTGATAAAGAGTGAAATATTATCATATTCTGTTCAATCAACCTTGAGGCAGAATTTACAGATTGCAAATGTACATATCAGTTCTCTTTTACTCAGCTGTGTTAGCCTTGAAGCCTTTCTGATCACTTTTCTTCCAGTAGAGACACGCCACATAAGAACAGTGAGATGTGCCAAGGTGGCTTCTAAGATCATCTGGATTGCCATAATTATTGAGTGCTTCCTTTATCAAATGGAGTGCTTCAAACACCTTAGCATCTCTTATTTTGACACACACAGGCACGTTTTGCTGTTGCTAAATTACTGTTATGGAGCCACAAAACTGCTGAAATCAGTTGTTTATCCAATTGGACTACTTTTAAGGATCTTCAATGTGTAcctcttttataaaatgtatttccgTGTTTTACCTTAACAATACCTGTGATGGTTAATTATGTCTCAACTTGGCTAGGTATAgtgcccatttttttttgttcaaacaTTAATCAAGATGTTCTTGAGAAGATATTGTGTAAATGTGATTAACATTTATGGTTTTAATAAAGGAGAGTATCTAAAACAGTGTGGGTGGACCTCATCCAATTAGTTAAAGgtcttaagaggaaaaaaacccTGGAATTTCCTAGGAATTATGTCCCATCAGCATCCTGCTTGAATTTCCAAGCTGCTGGCCTGCTCTAAAGATTTC
Coding sequences:
- the LOC114090489 gene encoding lysophosphatidic acid receptor 6-like, with protein sequence MVTGMMNLTQFSVFTNRDHMKDLRRYLTFKYVQYLVLPSPNIIVTLLGLFASVYVTLILTLPFVSRKSTAVFISNIAQADILVGCSIFSAMIQDVIKSEILSYSVQSTLRQNLQIANVHISSLLLSCVSLEAFLITFLPVETRHIRTVRCAKVASKIIWIAIIIECFLYQMECFKHLSISYFDTHRHVLLLLNYCYGATKLLKSVVYPIGLLLRIFNVYLFYKMYFRVLP